CGGTAGATGTCGTACCCGCCGAAAGCCGGGAAGATCGGCACGATGACGGCCAGCAGGTAGACCAGGATGATCGCCATCCAGAAGTACGGCACCGCCTGCAGCATCGTCGTGACGGGGATGAGGTTGTCGAGCCAGCCGCCGCGACGCCACCCGGCGATCGTGCCGAGGGTGATGCCGAACACGAACGAGAGCACGGTCGACACCCCCACCAGCACGATCGTCCAGGGCAGCGCTTGCGAGATCACGTCGACGACCGGCGTCGGGTAGTACGTGATCGAGGGGCCGAAATCGAAGGAGAGCACGTTGCGGAGATAGCCGAGGTACGCCTCCCACACGGGAACATCGGCGTCGGTGCCCAGCAGCAGCTCCAGGCTCGCCCGCGCGCTCGGGCTCACCGGGCCCTTCTGCGCGAGCTTCGCGAGCATGATGTCGACCGGATTGCCCGGCAGCAGGCGCGGAATGAAGAAGTTCAGGGTCACTGCGGCCCAGAGCGCGATGCCGTAGAACGCCAGCTTCTTTCCGTAGTACTTCATCCCCGTGTCTCCTCCGGGACTCGACGCCGCATCCTCACCGGTTCACTCGCCGGCCGGCTGCAGGTTGGCCGCGACGACGCCGAGGTTCCAGATGGACCACGCCGCGGGGAACGCGTAGAGGTCGTCCTCGGTGGGCCAGCCCGTGGCATCGTCGGTGTTGTAGTAGGTCACCGTCGGCACGACGAGCACGGGGATGTAGGGCATGGAGGGCGCGATGATCCGCTGGATATCGAAGTACAGCTCACGACGGCGCTCCGGGTCGACCTCGACTCGGGCCTGATCGACCAGAGCGTCCACCTCGGGGTCGGTGTAGCGCGAGTAACTCGTGGGAGCCTGTTCGCCGACGGGCGCGGTCGCCGCCGTCGTGTAGTAGTTCGCGTAGATGTAGTACGGGTCTGCCGACGGGCCCTGGTAGACGCCGTCCATGGTGAACGAGAACTCGCCGGAGAACCGGTTCTCGTTCCACTGCGCGCCCGGAAGCGCTTCGGGCTTGAGATCGATGCCGATGTCGGCGAGCTGCTGCGAGGCGACCTCGACGGCGGTGACATACGAGGTCCACTCCTGCGGCATCTGCACGGTGACGCTCAGACGCTCGCCGTCCTTCTCGTACACGCCGTCGGCGCCACGGGTCCATCCCGCTTCCTCGAGCACCGCTGCGGCCGCGGCCGGATCGGCGTGGGGCCCCGTCGTGTCCTCGAGGTCGGGAGCGATGTAGTCGGCGTCGCGCTCGGGCAGCAGCATCGCCGGAGAGACCGCGCCGCCCAGCCCTTCGAAGGCGATGTCGATGATCTCCTGGCGGTCGATGCCCAGGCTGATCGCCCGTCGGACGGCCGGGTCGGTCTGCGGCCCCGTGCAGCCGAGCGAGACGTCGGCACACGCGATCCACGCCGTCTGATTGATGGGCGTGTTGATCTGGTTCAGCGTCGGGTTCGACTCCACTTCGTCGCTGAAGTCCGGGACGAGACCGGTGTTCCAGTCGAGCTGGCCGTTGACCATCGCGGTGGTGGCCGCATCGCCGCTCGCGAAGGAGACGTAGCGCAGCGTCTCGAGGGCGGGCTTGCCCTCCTGCCAGTACGACGGGTTCTTCTTCAGCACGTAGCTCTGCGGCGTGAACGATGACAGCGTGAACGGTCCCGTTCCGACGGGCTCCTCGTTGACGAAGTTGGCGACGTCGTCGAACTCGGACCAGATGTGCTCCGGAACGATCGCGGTGCGTCCGATGAGCTCCGGTCCGATCGGCAGCGACGGCTCGTCGAAGGTGACGACGACGGTGTCGTCGTCGACCGCTTCTGCCGAGCCGGAGTAGCCGATCGTGTTGATCTCGGGGGTGGCGGCGATGAGGTCGAAGGTGAAGGCGACGTCGTCTGCGGTGAGCGCCTCGCCGTCCGACCAGGTCACGCCGTCGCGCACCTGGATGGTCAGCTCGGTCGCCTCGTCGTTCCAGGAGTACTCCGTGCCGAGCATCGGCTTCGGCTCGCCCACCGACAGGTTGTTGTAGAAGAAGAGCGGCTCGTAGATGGCTCCCAGCGTGGGCTGCAGGACATTCGGCGAGAACGGATTGAAGTTCTTCGTGATGTCGCCGATGGCGCCCGTCGAGATCGAGATGCCGCGGTCGTCACCACCCTGCGGAGCGCAGCCGGTGACGAGGATGAGAGCAACGGCGCCGGCGGCGAGCGGCACCGCGCCGCGGGACCAGCGACTACGGGACCAGCGACTACGGGACCAGGGAGTACGGAGGATCATCGTCGTTCCTTTCCGACACGTCGATGTGGCGACGTCGGGCGGGGCGCCCGGCGAAAAGTAAAGTACCTGAAATTAGTCGAATTGGGTAGCCCCACTACAGAAATGGGTTCGAGAACGGGTCTTGTCAGCGCGTATGCGGCTCCGGTACGGTCCTTCACGACACAAGTTCGTAGTCGTACTACCGGATTTCCTCTCCCGGTCGGTCCCGGCTGCGCTCTATCGATGGAGATAGGAGATCCCTCCGTGAAACGAAGAATCGGCGCCGCCGTCGCGGCGACCGCCGCCGTCATGGCAGGCGCCCTCGCCCCTGTCGCACCCGCGGCCGCCACCGCAGCCTCCGAGCAGCGCACGGTCACCGTCGACCTCGACGAGGTGCTGCAGGAGGATTACCTGGGCATCGGCGTCAACGTGATCCCGTGGAGCCTCATGCCGGGAACCACGACCAGGGGCTACGACGACGCCGACTGGGAGGTCGACGTCGAACGCATCCTCACGCTGCAGCCGAAGGTCGTTCGCCTGTGGTTCCAGATCGACTGGATGGAGCAGGAGAAGGGCGTCTACGACTTCGACTCCGATCGGATGAAGGCGTTCTACCGGTACCTCGACGCCTTCAAACAGGCCGGCACCGAAGTCGAGCTGAACTTCGGATGGAAGGTCGGCCAGAGCGTTCACGACTGGTTCCTCTACCCCGGGGTCGCCAAACCCTATGAGAGCGCCCCGGGCGATCTCGTCGCGTACGGTCGCTCGGCTTCGGCACTGCTGAACGAGCTCATCAACGTCCGCGGCTACGACAACGTCGACTACCTGACCTTCTACAACGAGCCCAATGGCAGCTGGGACTTCGAAGGCCCTGTCGACCAGAAGGCCTATTACGCCGCGATGGCCCGCCAGGTGCACGAGCAGCTCATCGAGGACGGCCTGCGCGACGACGTCGAGATCTGGGGTCCCGAAGAGGTGAACGCACCGGACTGGACGCAGTACATGGCCCAGAACGCCGCGGACGTCTTCGACCAGTACTCGTTCCACCTGTACGGCGAGTCCTACGACCTGATGGCGCAGGCGATCGATCAGCGCCGCGGATACATCGGTGACGCGCCTCTCAACCTCTCTGAGATGGGCTGGACCAACCCCGGCACCAGCGTCTGGGAGACCGGGTACGCGAACTACATCATCCGCAGCGCGAACAACGACGTGCACTCCAACCTCATCTGGCAGCTCAACGGCGTCATGACCGACGACCCCGCCGGCGACACCAACGGCTCTTACAACCTGTGGGATTCGCTCGTGCTCGGCCTCGAGCCGACCGCCGCGTTCTACGAGGCAGGACTCCTGATGCGCTACGTGCCCGAGCACAGCACGGTCCTCGGCACGACGGTGTCCGACGACGACATCCGGGCGACGGCGTTCCGCGACGCCGACGGCGAGCTCACCGTGCTCGTCGAGACGCAGGACGGGTCGGCCAAGGACGTGCGTGTCGAGTTCACCGGGGGCGAGGTCTCGGGCGACTTCCACCGCTTCGCATTCAGCGACTCGCAGGTGCACATCGACGCGAACGCGCTGCTGCCGGCATCCACCGGCACGCTCACCGCGTCGGGCAACGCGTTCACCGACGACGCCATCGGCGAGGAGAACACCTTCGCCATCTACACGACGGCGGAGCCCGCGACCCAGGTGGCGGTCGATCCCGTGCAGTCGGATGTCACCGGCGGCGAGCAGACGACTCTGCACGCCGAGATCATCGACGGCCCCGCAGATGCCGAGGTCACCTGGTCGGTCGTGGGTGAGGGCAACGGCTCGATCTCCGCCGACGGCGTGTTCACCGCGCCCGAGGTCGAGACCGAGCGCACCGTGGCCATCCGCGCCACCGTGGGAGACGGCGTCTACGGCGTCGCGCAGGTCCTCGTCCTCCCGGCGTCGCGCGCCGGAGTGGTCGACGCTCCCGTGTTCAGCCTCGCGCCAGGCGTCTACGACTCCGTGGAGGCGGTGCGCATCACGAGCGGCACGGCTGGAGCCGAGATCCGGTACACCACCGACGGCAGCGTGCCGACGGCCAGCTCGACGCTCTACACGGGCCAGATCCTGCTGAATCCCCTCCAGACCGTGTATCTCCGGGCCATCGCCATCTCGGATGGCCTTCACGATTCCGGTGTGACGTCGCGGTTGTACAAGGTGCGCGGCATCCAGAACGCCCCCGACGGCTACGTGTTCTGCCAGTACGAGGGCGAGGGCGAGTGCGCCTTCGAGGGTGAGGCGAGCGTCGCCTTCGGCTCGGACGGCCTGTTCAGTTATGGCACGTTCACGGACGGGGTCGACTGCTCCGCGGCATCCTTCCCGGAGAATCCGAACCCGGGCTCGGACGACAACCGGTGCTTCTTCAGCACCGACATCCCGGAGACACCTCCCGTGGTGACGATCTACAACGCCGGGTTCGAGAGCCCGGCGACAGGAGGCACGGCGAACGGCCCCATGGTGAACGGCTGGACCTTCAGCGCCCGCTCAGGGATCCAGCACAACAACAGCGTGTTCCGGCCGGCGTCTCCCGCCCCGCAAGGTGAGCGCACGGCGTACCTCAAGACGGATTCGGGTCTTGGCAGCCGCATCGATCAGACGGTCGTCTTCCCGGAGGGCAGGTATGCGCTGACGTTCTACGGCGCGGTGCGGACCGACTTCGGCGGCAAGCAGGAGTGGGATGTCCTCATCGACGACACCGTCCTGGGGCACTACGCTCCCGCCGGCGGAACGTACGAATTCTACGAGTCGGATGCCATCGATCTGACGGCGGGAGAGCACACGATCTCGTTCGTCGCGACGACCACGACCGGCGACAACACGGGGTTCATCGACGACGTGAAGGTCGTCAAGATCGATGAGGAGACACCGGATCAGGTGAAGCCGTCTACCACTCTCGTCACCCCGACGTCGGCCGGCCCGCATGCCGCGTTGGCACTGCAGGTCGACGCGACCGATGACCGCGGACTCGACCGAATCGTCGCGAACATCTATCGCGACGGGATCCTCGTCAAGAGCACGCAGACGGCTGTCGGCGGTGCGACCACGGGCACCCACACCGCGACGGTCGCCGTCCCCGACGGCGCGTACACCATCCGGTACAACGCACGCGACACGGCCGGGAACATCTCGCAGACGAAGACGTTCGCCGTCACGGTCGATGCGACTCCGCCGACGGTCACGCCGAAGGAGGGCGACACGTTCACAACCTCCGCCGGTGACGCGTACGACCAGGTCAGCTTCAAGCTCTACGACGCAGGGAAGATCGACAAGCTCACGCTGAACGGGGTCACCAAGGATCTGAGCGACAACGCCTGGTCGGATCTCAACTTCGTGAAGCCGGGCGTCTTCGGCGCCGTCGCCGGAGCGAACAGGCTGGTCGTGTACGACCTCGCCGGCAACTCCAAGACGGTGGACTTCGTTCTCCGGTAACCCGTCGGGCACGAGCCGATGTCGCCGCGTCCGCTTGCGGGCGCGGCGACATCGCGTTCGACCATCTTCACTCTCTTCACACATTCATGAACTCGGCGTAATGCCCGACGACATGAACACTGTGATCCGCACGAGCGGCCTCACCAAGCGCTACGGGCGCGCGCGTGCACTCGACGGTCTCGATCTCCAGGTCGACGCCGGACAGGTGCACGGGTTCCTCGGCCCCAACGGCGCGGGCAAGACCACCACCATCCGCATCCTCCTCGGGCTCGCCCGCAAGACCTCCGGCGACGCATCCGTCTTCGATCGCGACCCCTGGGCCGACGCGGCCGAGATCCACCGCCGCATCGCCTACGTCCCCGGCGACGTCAGCATCTGGCCCAACCTCTCCGGCGGGGAGTCGATCGACCTCCTCGCCCGCCTCCGCGGCGCACACACGAAGAGCCCCGAGTACCGCGCGGCGCGCGAACGGCTCGAGGCGGCGTTCCAGTTCGACCCCCGCAAGAAGGGCCGCACCTACTCGAAGGGCAACCGCCAGAAGGTCGCCCTCATCGCCGCGTTCGCCGTGCCCGCCGACCTCTACATCCTCGATGAGCCGACCAGCGGCCTCGACCCGCTCATGGAGGTCGTGTTCCGCGACGAGGTCGCCCGCGTGAAGGATGCCGGTGCCACCGTGCTCCTGTCGAGCCACATCCTCTCGGAGGTCGAGCTGCTCTGCGACAGGGTGTCGATCATCCGTGCCGGCCGCATCGTCGAGTCCGGCACGCTCCCCGAACTGCGGCACCTCACGCGCACGGAGGTCTCGTTCGAGGCGACGGACGCCGCCGCGCTCGACGGCATCCCCGGCGCGCACGACCCCGCCTACGCCGACGGACGCGCCCGCTTCACGGTCGACAGCGACACCGTGGCATCCGTCCTCCCTGCCCTGGCCGACCGAGGCGTGACGGGCCTGCGGGTCGAACCGCCGTCGCTGGAGGAGCTGTTCCTCCGCCACTACGGAGACGTGACCGCCGAAGGGGTCGAGCGGTCATGATCGCCCTGCTGCGTCAGCGCCTCCGCCGAGACGGAATGCAGCTGCTGCTCTGGTTCCTGGGCGCCGTGCTTCTCGCGGTCGCCGGCTACGGCGGCGTGACCCAGTCGTACGCGACCGTCGCGGATCGCCAGGAGGTGCTGACCGCCGTCATGGCGAACCTGGTGATCCTGCTCTTCCGCGGCCTCCCCTCCGGCACCTCGGAGGGGGCGTTCTTCGCCTTCGAGGACCTCCCGTGGCTGGCCATGCTCGCCGGCCTGATGAGCACCTTCCTGGCCGTGCGGCACACCAGAGGAGATGAGGAGGCCGGTCGCGGCGAACTGCTCGCGGCGACGCCGGCCGGTCGCGCGGTGCCGCTGCTGGCGACCATCGTGCACGGACTCGCCGCCGACGTCGTGCTCGGCGCTCTCGTCGCCGGAGCACTGCTGCCGACCGGATTCGACGCGGCCGGTTCGCTCGTGACGGGTGCCGCGACAGCGGGAGCCGGCATCGCGTTCCTCGGCGTCGGACTCGTCGCGGCCCAGCTCGCCCGCACCTCGCGCGGGGCGAACGCGCTGTCGGTGTGGGTGCTGGTCGCGGCCTTCCTCATACGCGGGATCGGGAACGTCGCAGGCACGCCGTCCGACGATCTCGCCCGCATCGACAGCTCCTGGGTCGCGTGGCTCTCGCCGTTCGGATGGGCCGAGCAGGCGCGCCCCTACGACGAGGATGCCGTCTGGCCCGTGCTGCTGGCCGTGGGCGTCGGCCTGCTCCTGGCCGGCGCATCGTTCGCGCTGCAGTCCGCGAGGGACATCGGCGCCGGATTCGTCCCCGAGCGCCGGGGGAGGGCGAACGCCGGCCCTTTGCTCACCTCTCCCTTCGCTCTCGTGTGGCGCTTGTCGTGGGGAGCGATCGTCGGGTGGATCGTGGGCGGCGGCATCACCGGCATCCTCGCCACGACGCTGAGCGGACTGGCCGGCGAGATCTCCGGGCAGAACCCGGCGGTGCAGGAGATCCTCGAGAAGATCGCCACAGCGGGCGGGATCGACGAGACCGTGATCACGGTCTTCTTCACGGTGCTCGGCATCCTCGCCGCGTGCGCGGCCGTGCAGACGATCGCTCGGGCGCGGCAGGACGAGGCGCATGGCACAGCCGAGCTCGTGCGCGCCGCCGCGGTCGGGCGGGTGCGGTGGCTGGCCGACTACGTCGTCGTCGCGACCTGTGCGGTCGTGCTCGTGACCGCGGCCGCCGTGCTCGCGGCCTTCGCCGGCCTCGCGTCGACGGATGCCGACCCCGAGCTGTACCGCGTGACGATCGTGACCGCGCTCGGCCAGTTCGTGGCGGCGTCCGTGTTCACCGGCATCACGGCCGCCGTGTTCGCGCTCCTCCCTCGGGCGACGATCGGCGCGGGATGGGCGTTCGTCGGCGTCGCCACGGTGCTCGGCCTGTTCGGCCCGTTGTTCGGGATGCCCGAATGGGCCACCCACGCCTCGCCGTTCGCCGTGACCCCGGTGGTCGCGAACGGCGAGGCCGACCTGCGGGGCGTGTGGTGGCTCGTCGCGGTCGCCGCGGGGTCGTACGCTGCGGCCCTGACCCTCATGCGCCGACGCGAACTCGCATCCGGCGGATAATCTGGCGTCCTATGGAACACCGCGCGCAGGAGGCCGCCGAGCAGGCGGCGGCGATGATGACGACGGCGGGCATGCCTCGCATGCCCGCCCGCGTCATGATGGCGCTCGTCGCCGCTCCCTCCGGCGGGTACACGGCGGCTCAGCTCGCCGAGCGCCTCGGCGTCTCTGCCGCCGCCGTGTCCGGTGCCGTGC
This Microbacterium sp. XT11 DNA region includes the following protein-coding sequences:
- a CDS encoding ABC transporter permease, whose protein sequence is MKYYGKKLAFYGIALWAAVTLNFFIPRLLPGNPVDIMLAKLAQKGPVSPSARASLELLLGTDADVPVWEAYLGYLRNVLSFDFGPSITYYPTPVVDVISQALPWTIVLVGVSTVLSFVFGITLGTIAGWRRGGWLDNLIPVTTMLQAVPYFWMAIILVYLLAVIVPIFPAFGGYDIYRTVPGWSPDFIGSAVFYACLPALTIVISSFGGWMLGMRNMMVATLSEDYITTAEAKGLSPVRVRQRYAARNAILPSVAGFALSLGFVVSGSLVTEQVFSYPGIGYALLQSVNNNDYALMQGLFLVITLAVLAANLIVDLFYGVIDPRTRIRR
- a CDS encoding ABC transporter substrate-binding protein is translated as MILRTPWSRSRWSRSRWSRGAVPLAAGAVALILVTGCAPQGGDDRGISISTGAIGDITKNFNPFSPNVLQPTLGAIYEPLFFYNNLSVGEPKPMLGTEYSWNDEATELTIQVRDGVTWSDGEALTADDVAFTFDLIAATPEINTIGYSGSAEAVDDDTVVVTFDEPSLPIGPELIGRTAIVPEHIWSEFDDVANFVNEEPVGTGPFTLSSFTPQSYVLKKNPSYWQEGKPALETLRYVSFASGDAATTAMVNGQLDWNTGLVPDFSDEVESNPTLNQINTPINQTAWIACADVSLGCTGPQTDPAVRRAISLGIDRQEIIDIAFEGLGGAVSPAMLLPERDADYIAPDLEDTTGPHADPAAAAAVLEEAGWTRGADGVYEKDGERLSVTVQMPQEWTSYVTAVEVASQQLADIGIDLKPEALPGAQWNENRFSGEFSFTMDGVYQGPSADPYYIYANYYTTAATAPVGEQAPTSYSRYTDPEVDALVDQARVEVDPERRRELYFDIQRIIAPSMPYIPVLVVPTVTYYNTDDATGWPTEDDLYAFPAAWSIWNLGVVAANLQPAGE
- a CDS encoding chitobiase/beta-hexosaminidase C-terminal domain-containing protein, whose translation is MKRRIGAAVAATAAVMAGALAPVAPAAATAASEQRTVTVDLDEVLQEDYLGIGVNVIPWSLMPGTTTRGYDDADWEVDVERILTLQPKVVRLWFQIDWMEQEKGVYDFDSDRMKAFYRYLDAFKQAGTEVELNFGWKVGQSVHDWFLYPGVAKPYESAPGDLVAYGRSASALLNELINVRGYDNVDYLTFYNEPNGSWDFEGPVDQKAYYAAMARQVHEQLIEDGLRDDVEIWGPEEVNAPDWTQYMAQNAADVFDQYSFHLYGESYDLMAQAIDQRRGYIGDAPLNLSEMGWTNPGTSVWETGYANYIIRSANNDVHSNLIWQLNGVMTDDPAGDTNGSYNLWDSLVLGLEPTAAFYEAGLLMRYVPEHSTVLGTTVSDDDIRATAFRDADGELTVLVETQDGSAKDVRVEFTGGEVSGDFHRFAFSDSQVHIDANALLPASTGTLTASGNAFTDDAIGEENTFAIYTTAEPATQVAVDPVQSDVTGGEQTTLHAEIIDGPADAEVTWSVVGEGNGSISADGVFTAPEVETERTVAIRATVGDGVYGVAQVLVLPASRAGVVDAPVFSLAPGVYDSVEAVRITSGTAGAEIRYTTDGSVPTASSTLYTGQILLNPLQTVYLRAIAISDGLHDSGVTSRLYKVRGIQNAPDGYVFCQYEGEGECAFEGEASVAFGSDGLFSYGTFTDGVDCSAASFPENPNPGSDDNRCFFSTDIPETPPVVTIYNAGFESPATGGTANGPMVNGWTFSARSGIQHNNSVFRPASPAPQGERTAYLKTDSGLGSRIDQTVVFPEGRYALTFYGAVRTDFGGKQEWDVLIDDTVLGHYAPAGGTYEFYESDAIDLTAGEHTISFVATTTTGDNTGFIDDVKVVKIDEETPDQVKPSTTLVTPTSAGPHAALALQVDATDDRGLDRIVANIYRDGILVKSTQTAVGGATTGTHTATVAVPDGAYTIRYNARDTAGNISQTKTFAVTVDATPPTVTPKEGDTFTTSAGDAYDQVSFKLYDAGKIDKLTLNGVTKDLSDNAWSDLNFVKPGVFGAVAGANRLVVYDLAGNSKTVDFVLR
- a CDS encoding ABC transporter ATP-binding protein; the protein is MNTVIRTSGLTKRYGRARALDGLDLQVDAGQVHGFLGPNGAGKTTTIRILLGLARKTSGDASVFDRDPWADAAEIHRRIAYVPGDVSIWPNLSGGESIDLLARLRGAHTKSPEYRAARERLEAAFQFDPRKKGRTYSKGNRQKVALIAAFAVPADLYILDEPTSGLDPLMEVVFRDEVARVKDAGATVLLSSHILSEVELLCDRVSIIRAGRIVESGTLPELRHLTRTEVSFEATDAAALDGIPGAHDPAYADGRARFTVDSDTVASVLPALADRGVTGLRVEPPSLEELFLRHYGDVTAEGVERS
- a CDS encoding ABC transporter permease — protein: MIALLRQRLRRDGMQLLLWFLGAVLLAVAGYGGVTQSYATVADRQEVLTAVMANLVILLFRGLPSGTSEGAFFAFEDLPWLAMLAGLMSTFLAVRHTRGDEEAGRGELLAATPAGRAVPLLATIVHGLAADVVLGALVAGALLPTGFDAAGSLVTGAATAGAGIAFLGVGLVAAQLARTSRGANALSVWVLVAAFLIRGIGNVAGTPSDDLARIDSSWVAWLSPFGWAEQARPYDEDAVWPVLLAVGVGLLLAGASFALQSARDIGAGFVPERRGRANAGPLLTSPFALVWRLSWGAIVGWIVGGGITGILATTLSGLAGEISGQNPAVQEILEKIATAGGIDETVITVFFTVLGILAACAAVQTIARARQDEAHGTAELVRAAAVGRVRWLADYVVVATCAVVLVTAAAVLAAFAGLASTDADPELYRVTIVTALGQFVAASVFTGITAAVFALLPRATIGAGWAFVGVATVLGLFGPLFGMPEWATHASPFAVTPVVANGEADLRGVWWLVAVAAGSYAAALTLMRRRELASGG